A single window of Nicotiana sylvestris chromosome 5, ASM39365v2, whole genome shotgun sequence DNA harbors:
- the LOC104231852 gene encoding uncharacterized protein isoform X2, whose translation MNSRQSKKGPRSVTEADDKNAKHRKIDVRVVATEKEKMIFQRRLKNCQTTTNRLLANANHVNPVGTSSKLQDDLTIGASCSSSKLVTERATFSSLDVFRSKKDVIHPFHVFEKGSTSGIANDLCTPILDTPTTKETMQTRGGKRMVIEEQCDDEGVRSYIEQLMDDQNYFQAQTHDGQSNELNNSADIGVHQNDDSDNSEARKVCGPTLLKKIWKMPPGKTIDVQFNSRNNSLGKRVES comes from the exons atgaaTAGTCGACAGTCAAAAAAAGGTCCTCGCTCAGTGACAGAAGCTGATGATAAGAATGCCAAACACCGTAAAATAGATGTTAGGGTAGTAGCCACTGAGAAAGAAAAAATGATTTTCCAACGACGCCTAAAAAATTGTCAAACAACAACTAATCGTCTTCTTGCAAATGCAAATCACGTGAATCCCGTTGGAACATCATCTAAATTACAGGATGATCTTACTATTGGagcttcttgttcttcttcaaaaTTAG TTACTGAGCGTGCAACTTTTTCCTCATTGGATGTCTTTCGTAGCAAGAAAGATGTGATTCATCCTTTCCATGTTTTTGAAAAAG GCTCGACATCGGGTATAGCAAATGATTTATGTACTCCAATCTTGGATACACCTACAACTAAAG AAACAATGCAAACCAGAGGTGGCAAGCGAATGGTTATTGAAGAGCAATGTGATGATGAAGGTGTGCGGTCTTATATTGAACAACTGATGGATGATCAAAACTACTTTCAAGCCCAAACACATGATGGTCAATCTAATGAACTGAATAATTCGGCTGACATCGGAGTTCATCAGAATGATGACTCAG ATAATTCAGAGGCAAGGAAGGTTTGTGGGCCTACATTACTAAAAAAAATTTGGAAGATGCCTCCAGGGAAGACAATTGATGTGCAGTTCAATAGTCGTAACAATTCATTGGGAAAGCGGGTAGAAAGCTAG
- the LOC104231852 gene encoding uncharacterized protein isoform X3, translating to MNSRQSKKGPRSVTEADDKNAKHRKIDVRVVATEKEKMIFQRRLKNCQTTTNRLLANANHVNPVGTSSKLQDDLTIGASCSSSKLVTERATFSSLDVFRSKKDVIHPFHVFEKGSTSGIANDLCTPILDTPTTKEETMQTRGGKRMVIEEQCDDEGVRSYIEQLMDDQNYFQAQTHDGQSNELNNSADIGVHQNDDSEARKVCGPTLLKKIWKMPPGKTIDVQFNSRNNSLGKRVES from the exons atgaaTAGTCGACAGTCAAAAAAAGGTCCTCGCTCAGTGACAGAAGCTGATGATAAGAATGCCAAACACCGTAAAATAGATGTTAGGGTAGTAGCCACTGAGAAAGAAAAAATGATTTTCCAACGACGCCTAAAAAATTGTCAAACAACAACTAATCGTCTTCTTGCAAATGCAAATCACGTGAATCCCGTTGGAACATCATCTAAATTACAGGATGATCTTACTATTGGagcttcttgttcttcttcaaaaTTAG TTACTGAGCGTGCAACTTTTTCCTCATTGGATGTCTTTCGTAGCAAGAAAGATGTGATTCATCCTTTCCATGTTTTTGAAAAAG GCTCGACATCGGGTATAGCAAATGATTTATGTACTCCAATCTTGGATACACCTACAACTAAAG AAGAAACAATGCAAACCAGAGGTGGCAAGCGAATGGTTATTGAAGAGCAATGTGATGATGAAGGTGTGCGGTCTTATATTGAACAACTGATGGATGATCAAAACTACTTTCAAGCCCAAACACATGATGGTCAATCTAATGAACTGAATAATTCGGCTGACATCGGAGTTCATCAGAATGATGACTCAG AGGCAAGGAAGGTTTGTGGGCCTACATTACTAAAAAAAATTTGGAAGATGCCTCCAGGGAAGACAATTGATGTGCAGTTCAATAGTCGTAACAATTCATTGGGAAAGCGGGTAGAAAGCTAG
- the LOC104231852 gene encoding uncharacterized protein isoform X1: MNSRQSKKGPRSVTEADDKNAKHRKIDVRVVATEKEKMIFQRRLKNCQTTTNRLLANANHVNPVGTSSKLQDDLTIGASCSSSKLVTERATFSSLDVFRSKKDVIHPFHVFEKGSTSGIANDLCTPILDTPTTKEETMQTRGGKRMVIEEQCDDEGVRSYIEQLMDDQNYFQAQTHDGQSNELNNSADIGVHQNDDSDNSEARKVCGPTLLKKIWKMPPGKTIDVQFNSRNNSLGKRVES, encoded by the exons atgaaTAGTCGACAGTCAAAAAAAGGTCCTCGCTCAGTGACAGAAGCTGATGATAAGAATGCCAAACACCGTAAAATAGATGTTAGGGTAGTAGCCACTGAGAAAGAAAAAATGATTTTCCAACGACGCCTAAAAAATTGTCAAACAACAACTAATCGTCTTCTTGCAAATGCAAATCACGTGAATCCCGTTGGAACATCATCTAAATTACAGGATGATCTTACTATTGGagcttcttgttcttcttcaaaaTTAG TTACTGAGCGTGCAACTTTTTCCTCATTGGATGTCTTTCGTAGCAAGAAAGATGTGATTCATCCTTTCCATGTTTTTGAAAAAG GCTCGACATCGGGTATAGCAAATGATTTATGTACTCCAATCTTGGATACACCTACAACTAAAG AAGAAACAATGCAAACCAGAGGTGGCAAGCGAATGGTTATTGAAGAGCAATGTGATGATGAAGGTGTGCGGTCTTATATTGAACAACTGATGGATGATCAAAACTACTTTCAAGCCCAAACACATGATGGTCAATCTAATGAACTGAATAATTCGGCTGACATCGGAGTTCATCAGAATGATGACTCAG ATAATTCAGAGGCAAGGAAGGTTTGTGGGCCTACATTACTAAAAAAAATTTGGAAGATGCCTCCAGGGAAGACAATTGATGTGCAGTTCAATAGTCGTAACAATTCATTGGGAAAGCGGGTAGAAAGCTAG